A genome region from Roseofilum reptotaenium CS-1145 includes the following:
- a CDS encoding ROK family protein encodes MAKSKSKDRTLAIDIGGSGIKAMVLDRKGRPLGDRVRVQTPQPATPEALLRAIADLAEQAGACDQVSVGFPGVVRHGIVSTAVNLHPNWVEFDLASTLSESLGQPVRVANDADIQGFGAISGQGVELVITLGTGFGTALFVDGKLVPNLEGGHHPFRKKQTYEQQLGRAALEKVGTKKWNKRLKKAICKLQHLFNADRIYLGGGEAKKVDCELPKNVSIVPNINGLLGGIALWNL; translated from the coding sequence ATGGCAAAATCGAAATCCAAAGATCGGACGTTAGCGATTGATATTGGTGGTAGTGGGATTAAGGCAATGGTCTTGGATCGCAAAGGCCGTCCTTTGGGCGATCGCGTACGAGTGCAGACTCCCCAACCCGCTACACCCGAGGCACTCTTGAGGGCGATCGCCGATTTAGCCGAACAAGCCGGAGCTTGCGATCAGGTTTCCGTTGGCTTTCCCGGAGTCGTGCGCCATGGTATCGTTTCTACTGCCGTTAACCTTCATCCCAATTGGGTGGAATTTGACCTAGCCTCAACGCTCTCGGAATCGTTGGGTCAACCGGTACGAGTGGCCAATGATGCCGATATTCAAGGGTTTGGAGCGATTTCTGGTCAAGGGGTGGAACTGGTAATTACCCTGGGAACCGGCTTTGGAACGGCCTTATTTGTAGATGGAAAACTGGTTCCGAATCTGGAAGGTGGTCATCATCCTTTCCGTAAAAAACAAACCTATGAGCAACAATTGGGACGTGCTGCACTGGAGAAAGTCGGGACGAAAAAATGGAATAAACGGTTGAAAAAGGCGATTTGCAAACTTCAACATCTATTCAACGCCGATCGTATCTATTTAGGAGGTGGAGAAGCGAAAAAGGTAGACTGTGAACTTCCTAAAAATGTCTCCATTGTTCCGAACATCAATGGACTTTTAGGCGGAATTGCGCTCTGGAATTTATAG
- a CDS encoding lipoate--protein ligase family protein → MAIDRWLWKQHQQGNQPPSLRFYTWQPMAISLGYHQKRWPESWQGLQWQGKPVELVRRPTGGRGVLHQGDLTYAVVYSGRFAHRMAAYEQICEFLIRGWRSLDFELHYGSAGRGYAQVPNCFATATGADLVLDSGYKLIGSAQVWQGSTVLQHGSMRLNPDRQLWHQVFSERLPESPPSLAALSFSHLVDTLTQAACETFKMEIQVQPLSEQEWTAIRVLQVSKG, encoded by the coding sequence ATGGCGATCGATCGCTGGCTCTGGAAACAGCATCAACAGGGCAATCAGCCGCCTAGCTTGCGATTTTATACCTGGCAGCCGATGGCAATTTCTTTGGGGTATCACCAAAAACGCTGGCCCGAGTCTTGGCAAGGTTTGCAATGGCAAGGAAAACCCGTAGAGTTGGTGAGGCGACCAACGGGGGGGCGAGGGGTTCTCCATCAAGGAGATTTAACTTATGCTGTGGTGTATTCTGGACGGTTTGCTCATCGAATGGCAGCTTACGAGCAGATTTGTGAGTTTCTGATTCGAGGGTGGCGATCGCTCGATTTCGAGTTACACTATGGTTCTGCTGGGCGAGGCTATGCCCAAGTTCCCAATTGTTTTGCCACAGCGACGGGAGCAGATTTAGTCTTAGATTCTGGCTATAAGCTGATTGGTAGCGCTCAGGTTTGGCAGGGTTCCACAGTTCTCCAACATGGCTCTATGCGTCTGAATCCCGATCGCCAATTATGGCATCAGGTCTTTTCTGAGCGACTGCCAGAATCTCCACCGAGTTTAGCTGCTCTGAGTTTTTCTCACTTAGTCGATACGTTGACTCAAGCAGCCTGTGAAACCTTTAAGATGGAAATTCAGGTACAACCTTTATCTGAACAAGAGTGGACAGCAATTAGAGTGCTACAGGTTAGTAAGGGCTAA
- the psb28 gene encoding photosystem II reaction center protein Psb28, with product MVDKAVPRKKPNKKLIVNKDKRRQGLRNTLAVSRLKTLTSSFRRVFCVTLSSRSSAVLKLRVNHSLHFYQIVTISVEFIEGMSEEISGISLRKRPNSDTKIVVLSFERLVAAEGFKSFGNKVEHLWLKDEEGTIQVSPNGMKFIFVDDDELSNAECTFEVHSQDQFDRVMRFFHRYADAYGFEFQGNRQ from the coding sequence ATGGTAGACAAGGCTGTACCCAGGAAAAAACCGAATAAAAAACTGATAGTCAACAAGGACAAGCGCCGCCAAGGATTGCGTAATACCCTAGCAGTCTCTCGACTCAAAACGTTGACGAGTTCATTCAGACGAGTATTCTGCGTAACCCTATCCTCCCGATCGAGTGCAGTGCTAAAATTAAGGGTAAACCATTCACTCCATTTTTACCAAATTGTGACTATCTCTGTAGAATTTATTGAAGGAATGTCAGAAGAAATTAGTGGCATTAGTCTGCGAAAACGCCCGAATTCTGATACCAAAATTGTGGTTTTAAGCTTTGAGAGGCTGGTTGCAGCAGAAGGATTTAAGAGTTTTGGCAATAAGGTGGAGCATCTGTGGCTCAAGGATGAAGAAGGAACGATCCAGGTGAGTCCCAATGGTATGAAATTTATTTTTGTCGATGATGATGAGCTATCTAATGCAGAGTGTACGTTTGAGGTGCATTCTCAAGATCAGTTTGACCGGGTAATGCGTTTTTTCCATCGCTATGCTGATGCCTATGGTTTTGAGTTTCAAGGCAATAGGCAATAG
- a CDS encoding response regulator transcription factor, whose product MASAKILVVDDDPAIRNLVFRYLGKHGYELENAPDGKTGMTKFKQFRPDLVILDVNLPDALGYNLCQEMQTLTDVFVLMLTSRTDTSDKIIGFEKGADDYLTKPFSVEELKYRVEALLKRQRTVTTPERQLITHGQLSIDPERREVMFQGEPVVLTALEFDLLHVLASNPTKVLRRSELISQVWDYEHQGDQRVVDVHIGQIRKKLEADGGHRFIKTVRGVGYKFAPPDTV is encoded by the coding sequence ATGGCTTCAGCCAAGATTCTTGTCGTAGATGATGATCCTGCAATTCGTAATCTAGTCTTTCGCTATTTGGGCAAACATGGCTATGAACTTGAAAATGCTCCTGACGGAAAAACCGGCATGACTAAGTTCAAGCAGTTTCGCCCCGATTTGGTAATTTTAGATGTTAATTTACCGGACGCGCTAGGTTACAATCTTTGCCAGGAAATGCAAACTTTAACGGATGTTTTTGTGTTGATGCTTACGAGCCGCACGGATACATCAGATAAAATTATTGGCTTTGAAAAGGGAGCCGATGATTATCTCACTAAGCCTTTTAGTGTCGAAGAACTCAAATATCGCGTAGAAGCTCTACTGAAGCGCCAGCGCACTGTGACCACTCCTGAGCGTCAACTGATTACCCATGGTCAGTTGTCTATTGATCCCGAACGTCGGGAAGTGATGTTCCAAGGGGAACCCGTGGTGCTAACGGCATTAGAGTTTGATTTGCTGCATGTTCTAGCCAGCAACCCGACCAAGGTGCTGCGACGTTCAGAGTTAATCAGCCAAGTATGGGATTATGAACACCAGGGCGATCAGCGGGTTGTTGATGTGCATATTGGCCAAATTCGGAAGAAGTTAGAAGCAGATGGGGGACATCGGTTTATTAAAACGGTGCGGGGTGTGGGTTATAAATTTGCACCTCCCGATACTGTATAG
- a CDS encoding tetratricopeptide repeat protein produces MHNSSLFLATLLVWGGFQGVAPLAVQASEGVEWIAQRSPTDAQLDTLLEQGNQFVEARNYPRAIQVYQQALRLDPQNARLYSGIGYLQAIQGNFAQAAQAYRQAVVYDRQNGDFFYALGHSLAKIGDNAAAQIAYQQAIQLDRNNLEAYLGLGVVQWRQNDFISAKRTYEQVLSADPRNFQAHELLGAMYLKQGQLDQSIQHLRQAEQLNPRSGSIQVKLASAWLARGNVDLGRQALDKAAQLDSRNPVIYMTIGKIQESFENWPEAYQAYQRAVSLDRNLVDAHRSMGDILMRQNDVLLAIATYRQVVQLAPQDPEGYYKLALALKERDRKQEALSVLERALQLYQVAGDREGIDRVKALMEEL; encoded by the coding sequence ATGCACAACTCCAGCTTATTCTTGGCAACTCTATTGGTTTGGGGAGGTTTTCAGGGGGTTGCGCCCTTGGCCGTTCAAGCCTCTGAAGGGGTAGAATGGATTGCCCAGCGATCGCCCACTGATGCCCAACTTGATACTCTGTTGGAGCAAGGAAATCAGTTCGTCGAAGCGAGAAATTATCCTAGAGCCATTCAAGTTTATCAACAAGCCCTCAGATTAGACCCCCAAAATGCTCGCCTCTATTCTGGTATTGGTTATCTGCAAGCTATTCAAGGAAATTTTGCTCAAGCAGCCCAAGCCTATCGTCAGGCAGTGGTTTACGATCGCCAGAATGGAGACTTTTTCTATGCCCTCGGCCATAGTTTAGCCAAGATTGGTGATAATGCGGCGGCCCAAATTGCCTATCAACAAGCCATTCAGTTAGATCGGAACAATTTGGAGGCTTATTTGGGTTTGGGAGTGGTGCAGTGGCGACAAAACGATTTTATCTCAGCTAAAAGAACCTATGAACAGGTTCTCAGTGCCGATCCTCGAAATTTTCAAGCCCATGAGTTACTTGGAGCAATGTACCTCAAACAGGGACAACTGGATCAATCTATTCAACACCTCAGACAAGCCGAACAACTGAATCCCCGTTCCGGTAGCATTCAGGTGAAATTAGCCAGTGCTTGGTTAGCTCGCGGTAATGTGGATTTAGGACGGCAAGCCTTGGATAAAGCCGCTCAACTCGATTCCCGGAATCCAGTAATTTATATGACCATTGGTAAAATCCAAGAGAGCTTTGAAAATTGGCCAGAAGCCTATCAAGCCTATCAACGGGCAGTATCCTTAGATCGGAATTTGGTGGATGCCCATCGATCCATGGGTGATATTCTCATGAGACAGAATGATGTCCTCTTGGCGATCGCCACCTACCGTCAAGTGGTGCAACTAGCGCCCCAAGATCCAGAAGGCTATTATAAGCTGGCGTTGGCACTCAAAGAGCGCGATCGCAAACAGGAAGCCCTTTCGGTATTAGAACGCGCCCTACAACTCTATCAGGTGGCTGGCGATCGAGAGGGAATCGATCGAGTCAAAGCATTGATGGAAGAGCTATAG
- a CDS encoding M1 family metallopeptidase, with protein MSELLKSFLDTEKPKRKSFQLPGSYPHYTPDRPGQVEHIFLDLVLDIPHARYSGSCTLHLKPIRTGIETLSLDAVDLIIEKVKINHKSQSFDYDGQKLHIHLDLPTQAEQTLEINIVYQVDHPQRGLYFIHPDTDYPGKPTQVWTQGEDEDSRYWFPCLDYPGQLSTSEIRVQVPAKYMAISNGELIDTKTEGNTKIYHWFQKEIHPTYLMTLAIGEFVEIKDKWQNTPVLYYVEKDRKNDAQRSMGKTPRMIDFFSNIFDYPYPYPKYAQVCVADFIFGGMENTSTTLLTDRCLLDKRSLLDHPFTESLVAHELAHQWFGDLVVIKHWSHAWIKEGMASYCEVLWTEQEYGAEDAAYYYLREARSYLQEDKTRYRRPMVTHVYREPIELYDRHLYEKGACVYHMMRAELGDDLFFKAIQTFVRNHAHSTVETVDVLRAIEEATGRNLLFLFDQYVYRGGHPDFKVSYSWDTDHKLAKVTVVQTQAKEDKKSLFDLTIPIGFGYVSPSEQDGEAPEIVVNSHTVRIHQVEESFYFPLDEKPKFISFDVGNRYLKTVVLDYPVVELKAQLAYDPDPIARIYAINALVKKGTLPVVQALAEALKTEAFWGVRVEIARGLGKIRLDQVFEALLVGLQDGDARVRKAVIEALGTIKTKASYKVLKSVLVNGDPSYQVEASVAKALGAIAAVKDQEMPKPRKVIKLLKTVLETKAGWNEVVRSGAIAGLSQMNRSKAALEVILEYTHLGIPQPLRLSAIRALGVASSGQDEAQVEEVLARLDALSAESFFLTQMAVIQALGGMKTAKAMGILQAIASSTADGRVQRRAEETVQKVQKAIGSNSAMDTLRQEIEQLKKTNQTLKSRVEALEAKES; from the coding sequence ATGTCTGAACTCTTAAAATCCTTCCTCGATACCGAAAAACCCAAACGCAAATCCTTTCAACTTCCCGGTTCCTATCCTCACTATACCCCCGATCGCCCCGGACAAGTCGAACATATTTTTTTAGATTTAGTCTTAGACATTCCTCACGCTCGATATAGCGGTTCCTGTACTCTCCATCTCAAACCCATTCGCACGGGTATTGAAACCCTCTCCCTAGACGCAGTAGACTTAATCATCGAGAAGGTCAAAATCAACCACAAATCCCAATCCTTTGACTACGATGGACAAAAACTCCACATCCACCTAGATCTCCCAACTCAAGCGGAACAAACTCTAGAAATTAACATTGTCTATCAAGTCGATCATCCCCAAAGAGGACTCTATTTCATTCATCCTGATACTGATTATCCTGGCAAACCCACCCAAGTTTGGACTCAAGGCGAAGATGAAGACTCCCGTTACTGGTTCCCTTGTCTAGACTACCCCGGACAACTTTCCACTTCAGAAATTCGAGTTCAAGTCCCGGCTAAATATATGGCGATCTCCAATGGGGAACTGATCGATACAAAAACTGAAGGCAACACTAAAATTTATCATTGGTTTCAAAAAGAAATTCATCCGACCTATTTGATGACTTTAGCAATAGGCGAATTTGTAGAAATCAAAGACAAGTGGCAAAACACACCCGTCCTTTACTATGTGGAAAAAGACCGTAAAAATGATGCCCAGAGAAGTATGGGCAAAACGCCACGTATGATCGACTTCTTTAGTAACATCTTTGATTATCCCTATCCCTATCCCAAATATGCCCAAGTTTGTGTCGCTGATTTTATCTTTGGCGGCATGGAAAATACCTCAACAACGCTCTTAACGGATCGCTGTCTACTGGATAAACGATCTCTACTCGATCATCCCTTTACTGAAAGTTTAGTCGCTCATGAACTTGCCCACCAATGGTTTGGGGACTTAGTGGTGATTAAACATTGGTCTCACGCTTGGATTAAAGAAGGGATGGCTTCCTATTGTGAAGTGCTGTGGACAGAACAGGAATATGGAGCAGAGGATGCTGCCTATTATTACCTCAGAGAAGCACGAAGCTATTTACAAGAAGATAAAACCCGCTATCGTCGCCCCATGGTCACCCATGTCTATCGGGAGCCGATAGAACTCTACGATCGCCATTTGTACGAAAAAGGAGCCTGTGTCTACCATATGATGCGGGCAGAATTGGGCGATGATTTATTTTTCAAGGCAATACAAACCTTTGTTCGCAATCATGCCCATAGTACGGTAGAAACGGTGGATGTACTGCGAGCCATTGAAGAAGCTACAGGGCGCAATCTCCTGTTTTTATTCGATCAATATGTCTATCGTGGGGGACATCCCGATTTTAAGGTCAGCTACAGTTGGGATACAGATCATAAGCTGGCGAAGGTAACGGTAGTCCAAACCCAAGCTAAAGAAGATAAAAAATCTCTCTTTGATTTGACAATCCCTATCGGTTTTGGCTATGTCAGTCCTTCAGAACAGGACGGTGAAGCACCTGAAATTGTGGTTAACTCCCATACGGTGAGAATTCATCAAGTGGAAGAGAGTTTTTATTTCCCCTTAGATGAGAAGCCTAAGTTTATCAGTTTTGATGTGGGGAATCGCTATTTGAAAACGGTGGTTTTGGACTATCCTGTGGTTGAGTTAAAGGCTCAGTTGGCTTACGATCCCGATCCCATTGCTCGCATTTATGCCATTAATGCTTTAGTGAAGAAAGGAACCTTACCCGTGGTTCAGGCTTTAGCTGAAGCATTAAAAACGGAAGCCTTTTGGGGAGTGCGAGTGGAAATAGCCAGAGGTTTGGGTAAAATTCGCCTGGATCAGGTATTTGAGGCTCTGTTAGTGGGTTTGCAAGATGGGGATGCTAGAGTCCGTAAGGCAGTTATTGAAGCGTTAGGGACGATCAAAACTAAGGCGAGTTATAAGGTGCTGAAGTCGGTTTTGGTTAATGGCGATCCGTCTTATCAGGTGGAAGCTTCTGTGGCTAAGGCTTTGGGGGCGATCGCCGCTGTCAAGGATCAAGAGATGCCTAAACCCCGTAAGGTGATTAAACTGCTCAAGACAGTTTTGGAAACGAAAGCGGGTTGGAATGAGGTAGTTCGCAGTGGGGCGATCGCCGGATTAAGCCAAATGAATCGCTCTAAAGCAGCTTTAGAGGTGATTCTAGAGTATACCCACCTCGGTATTCCCCAACCTCTACGTTTAAGTGCCATTCGTGCTTTAGGTGTGGCATCCTCCGGTCAAGATGAAGCTCAAGTAGAAGAAGTGTTAGCACGGTTGGATGCTCTATCGGCTGAATCGTTTTTCTTAACCCAAATGGCAGTGATCCAGGCTTTGGGAGGGATGAAAACAGCAAAAGCGATGGGGATTTTACAGGCGATCGCCTCTTCAACCGCAGATGGCCGGGTCCAGCGTCGAGCAGAAGAAACCGTGCAAAAAGTGCAGAAGGCGATCGGCTCGAATAGCGCGATGGACACCTTACGGCAAGAAATCGAGCAGTTGAAGAAAACCAATCAAACCTTAAAAAGTCGGGTCGAAGCCTTAGAAGCTAAAGAATCTTAG
- a CDS encoding YbjN domain-containing protein — protein sequence MSNPVVENTMTQELEPVTPSYINEIEGVISTMIAEGQTVQAGYDSQEGYLWKFQYGSVEVYVQLTGQTDDDSLTVWSYVLSLPAKEEARLMRKLLEMNWLKTFEAHFAIVDNRVVVVATRTVAELSPGEIARAITLVANIADDNDDALIAEFGQ from the coding sequence ATGAGTAATCCAGTGGTAGAAAACACGATGACCCAAGAGCTAGAACCTGTGACTCCCAGTTATATTAATGAGATTGAAGGAGTCATCAGCACGATGATTGCTGAAGGTCAGACGGTGCAAGCGGGCTATGATTCTCAGGAAGGGTACTTATGGAAATTCCAATATGGCTCGGTTGAGGTCTATGTGCAACTGACGGGTCAAACGGATGATGATAGCTTAACGGTCTGGTCTTATGTGCTATCGCTACCGGCTAAAGAGGAAGCACGATTGATGCGTAAGTTATTGGAAATGAATTGGCTAAAAACCTTTGAGGCCCATTTTGCCATTGTGGATAACCGGGTGGTGGTGGTCGCGACGCGCACGGTGGCGGAATTGTCCCCAGGGGAAATTGCGCGAGCCATTACGTTAGTAGCCAATATTGCTGATGATAATGATGACGCTCTGATTGCTGAATTTGGACAGTAG
- the psaK gene encoding photosystem I reaction center subunit PsaK: MTSEWSLNIGLIMIACNILAIAIGKFTIQQKGVGPGLPAGPFFGGMGMAELLATTSLGHLLGAGVILGLSGTGAI, from the coding sequence ATGACCTCAGAATGGTCTCTCAATATTGGACTGATCATGATTGCTTGCAATATTCTAGCGATCGCCATTGGCAAATTCACCATTCAACAAAAAGGTGTTGGCCCCGGCCTGCCTGCTGGCCCCTTCTTCGGTGGCATGGGAATGGCTGAATTACTGGCGACCACCAGCTTAGGTCATCTCCTAGGTGCTGGCGTAATCCTAGGACTCAGTGGTACTGGAGCGATTTAA
- a CDS encoding CPP1-like family protein translates to MSDKSPYETLGLNENASFEEIQQARQSLTDQHSGDRRQVEAIETAYDAVLMDRLRLRQQGKLKVPDRIRFPEKATVTQPKPPPTPGNSMPNWLQSYLDTPSQADILLPMGVYLVLMSCVALLPPTQGSQSPLQVTLLAGVVASIYFLNRKENKFGRSVLLTVGGLIAGLLLGSLLGAGLANVSQVNSDQFAAVVAFFTLWLVSSFLR, encoded by the coding sequence ATGAGTGACAAAAGTCCTTATGAAACCTTGGGGTTAAACGAAAATGCCTCGTTTGAGGAAATTCAACAGGCCCGTCAGAGCCTCACGGATCAACACAGTGGCGATCGCCGACAAGTAGAAGCTATTGAGACGGCCTATGATGCCGTTCTCATGGATCGTCTACGACTGCGGCAACAGGGAAAACTCAAAGTTCCAGATCGCATCCGGTTTCCGGAAAAAGCAACGGTGACTCAACCGAAGCCCCCCCCAACTCCTGGGAATTCCATGCCCAACTGGTTACAATCCTATCTGGATACTCCCAGTCAAGCAGATATTCTCTTGCCTATGGGTGTTTATTTAGTGCTAATGAGTTGTGTCGCCCTCCTGCCCCCCACCCAGGGTAGTCAGTCTCCTCTCCAGGTTACACTTTTAGCGGGGGTGGTGGCCAGCATTTATTTCTTGAACCGCAAGGAAAATAAGTTTGGGCGATCGGTCTTACTTACCGTTGGGGGACTGATCGCTGGGTTATTGCTCGGTAGCCTTTTAGGAGCGGGGTTAGCCAACGTCAGTCAAGTTAACAGCGATCAATTCGCGGCTGTAGTTGCTTTCTTTACGTTGTGGTTAGTGAGTAGTTTCTTGCGATAA
- a CDS encoding IctB family putative bicarbonate transporter, translating into MLDSCYYRLPIPYSLKIAVWETLLLSNFALDPWLEGSLLHRIVGSLRTWRSGSALMTYADWIGATLVALLLGFSPFVSTTLIGVLLLACSGFWILLTLSDDPRQESQPLATPIHGTIFLFGVISLISTALSPVKMAALSGLIKLGLYLLFFAFTARLARNPRIRSSLITIYLLTSLPVAVYGIRQYFFGARSLATWVDPSSASADVTRVYSYLGNPNLLAGYLLPAVIWGLAAVWIWNGIFPKMLAIVTFAVNSACLVLTYSRGGWIGFVVALTAFGLLAVYWWSARLSPFWQKFALPLTFGVLVALFAIAVLFVPPVRDRVSSIFAGRSDSSNNFRINVWMGAVRMIEAYPIIGIGPGNSAFNKIYPLFMTPKYSALSAYSVLLETAVETGLIGLSVFLWFLAVTFHQGWKHLERLRDRASTEAWWLMGALAIAIGMMAHGAVDTVWYRPQVNTLWWFAVAIISSYYQNIENR; encoded by the coding sequence CTGCTAGACTCTTGCTATTATCGATTACCTATTCCCTATTCCCTAAAAATCGCTGTGTGGGAAACTCTACTCTTATCTAACTTTGCCCTCGATCCTTGGCTGGAAGGATCGCTACTGCATCGAATTGTCGGATCGCTGAGAACTTGGCGTTCTGGTAGCGCTCTGATGACCTATGCTGACTGGATCGGTGCTACCCTCGTGGCCTTGCTTCTAGGGTTTAGTCCCTTTGTCTCCACTACTTTAATTGGTGTCCTGTTGCTCGCCTGTAGTGGATTCTGGATTTTACTCACTCTCTCCGACGATCCCCGTCAGGAAAGCCAACCCTTAGCAACTCCTATCCATGGAACGATCTTCCTGTTTGGGGTGATTTCTCTGATCTCGACAGCCCTATCTCCAGTAAAAATGGCTGCCCTCAGTGGCTTGATTAAACTGGGTTTGTATCTGCTATTTTTTGCTTTTACTGCTCGACTCGCCCGTAATCCGAGGATTCGCTCTAGTCTAATTACTATCTATTTATTGACCAGTTTGCCCGTAGCGGTTTATGGCATTCGCCAATACTTCTTTGGGGCGCGATCGCTAGCCACTTGGGTTGACCCCAGTTCAGCTTCTGCCGATGTTACCCGCGTCTATAGCTATTTGGGCAATCCTAACCTCCTAGCCGGTTATCTCTTACCGGCGGTTATTTGGGGCTTGGCGGCGGTTTGGATCTGGAATGGCATTTTTCCTAAAATGTTGGCGATCGTGACGTTCGCGGTTAATTCTGCCTGCTTAGTGTTGACCTATAGTCGGGGAGGGTGGATTGGCTTTGTGGTCGCCCTGACTGCCTTCGGTTTATTGGCGGTTTATTGGTGGAGCGCTAGGTTATCTCCGTTTTGGCAAAAGTTTGCTCTTCCCTTGACATTTGGGGTTTTAGTCGCTTTGTTTGCCATAGCAGTCCTGTTTGTGCCTCCCGTGCGCGATCGCGTTTCCAGTATTTTTGCCGGTCGTAGTGATAGCAGTAATAATTTCCGCATTAACGTCTGGATGGGCGCTGTGCGGATGATCGAAGCGTATCCCATTATCGGTATTGGGCCGGGGAATAGTGCTTTTAATAAAATCTATCCCCTGTTTATGACTCCGAAATATTCTGCCCTTAGTGCCTATTCCGTCTTACTGGAAACGGCGGTAGAAACGGGTTTAATTGGCTTAAGCGTATTCCTGTGGTTTTTAGCCGTCACCTTCCATCAGGGATGGAAACACCTGGAACGATTGCGGGATAGGGCTTCCACTGAGGCATGGTGGTTAATGGGAGCATTGGCGATCGCGATCGGTATGATGGCCCATGGTGCAGTCGATACGGTTTGGTATCGTCCCCAAGTCAACACTCTCTGGTGGTTCGCCGTTGCCATTATTTCTAGTTATTATCAGAACATCGAGAATCGATAA
- a CDS encoding phosphoribosylanthranilate isomerase: MRVKICGITQVDQAVAIADLGATALGFICVSSSPRYIEPQQIQQICTQLPPSIDRIGVFVNATLEQISHTVTLGHLTGIQLHGDEDPSFCQTLRQHLPQIELIKAFRVRTPETLNQIPTYQTCVDTLLLDAYHPHQLGGTGQTLNWEDLKSFTPPLPWFLAGGLTPDNIHRALQQLSPQGIDLSSGVERQPGDKDLEKVRRLFQTLGRCTSHLNPSVSAEG; this comes from the coding sequence ATGCGCGTTAAAATTTGTGGCATTACCCAAGTTGACCAAGCGGTGGCGATCGCCGATTTAGGAGCTACAGCCCTAGGATTCATCTGTGTGTCCAGCTCTCCCCGTTACATTGAACCCCAACAGATCCAACAGATCTGTACCCAACTGCCCCCATCTATCGATCGCATCGGCGTATTTGTCAACGCTACCCTAGAGCAAATCTCCCACACCGTCACCCTAGGCCATCTGACTGGAATTCAACTCCATGGTGATGAAGACCCCTCATTTTGCCAAACCCTGCGCCAACATCTACCCCAGATCGAACTAATCAAAGCCTTTCGAGTCCGCACTCCGGAAACCTTAAATCAAATTCCCACCTATCAAACCTGTGTCGATACCCTACTCTTAGATGCCTATCACCCCCACCAACTTGGCGGAACAGGTCAAACCCTCAATTGGGAAGACTTAAAGAGCTTTACTCCTCCCTTACCCTGGTTCCTAGCGGGAGGATTGACTCCTGACAATATTCACAGAGCTTTACAGCAGCTCTCTCCCCAAGGTATCGATTTGTCCAGTGGAGTTGAGCGCCAACCAGGAGACAAAGACCTAGAAAAAGTCAGGCGCTTATTCCAAACACTGGGTAGATGCACGTCCCATCTCAACCCCTCCGTATCCGCAGAAGGATAG
- a CDS encoding DUF6737 family protein, whose amino-acid sequence MSESLPSKPVNVWQYKPWWCQPWSIILTGVAAIALSWIILHRWWFSLLFSLPIFAWMGYFILIWPKLIQQSGLLPLDPPPEES is encoded by the coding sequence ATGTCTGAATCCCTTCCCTCAAAACCCGTGAATGTTTGGCAATATAAGCCCTGGTGGTGTCAACCCTGGTCTATCATTTTAACTGGAGTCGCGGCGATCGCCCTGAGTTGGATTATTCTCCATCGTTGGTGGTTTTCCCTCCTCTTCTCCCTACCCATATTCGCTTGGATGGGCTACTTTATCCTCATTTGGCCCAAACTTATCCAACAGAGTGGTCTGTTACCCCTCGATCCCCCTCCAGAAGAATCTTAA
- a CDS encoding DUF565 domain-containing protein: protein MSRETARVLRNPWRRLSLLTISFLFGFFLGTALSTIAGQRAEQDILVAAILVMGIEVLNRLIYGSKLWSQDNLWRDVINGLKIGLVYSLFVEAFKLGS from the coding sequence TTGAGTCGAGAGACTGCTAGGGTATTACGCAATCCTTGGCGGCGCTTGTCCTTGTTGACTATCAGTTTTTTATTCGGTTTTTTCCTGGGTACAGCCTTGTCTACCATCGCTGGTCAACGGGCAGAACAGGATATCCTGGTAGCAGCCATTTTGGTGATGGGGATAGAAGTCCTCAATCGCCTCATTTATGGCTCTAAGCTTTGGAGTCAAGATAACCTCTGGCGAGATGTAATTAATGGATTGAAAATTGGCTTAGTGTATAGTCTGTTCGTCGAAGCCTTCAAACTAGGATCTTGA